Proteins from a single region of Stutzerimonas stutzeri:
- a CDS encoding tetratricopeptide repeat protein has translation MTVVAAVALIQGCATVDRRSIPVVDAGAPVSEEIAARQGYRAPAAAAPRQQQEDSGVVVMVPQGTSAPLETFAAPDVPFSGAIDTTSGTQQPAWQPAPSISAPVSAPQPSMPSGIPSSRSGLAADEQLDGPVLALLTTAQQQQGGGDLNGAASSLERAQRIAPREPQVLYRLAQVRLAQGDATQAEQLSRRALSYAGDRPALQASLWELIAQARERQGDSAGAAQARERAKVSL, from the coding sequence ATGACTGTTGTTGCAGCGGTGGCTCTGATTCAGGGCTGTGCCACCGTGGATCGCCGCTCGATTCCGGTTGTTGATGCGGGGGCTCCCGTGTCCGAGGAAATTGCCGCTCGTCAGGGCTATCGTGCGCCGGCCGCCGCGGCGCCGCGTCAGCAGCAGGAGGACTCAGGTGTGGTCGTAATGGTGCCGCAGGGCACCTCTGCACCTCTTGAGACATTCGCCGCGCCTGATGTGCCGTTCTCCGGCGCGATCGATACGACGAGCGGGACGCAGCAGCCAGCCTGGCAGCCTGCACCTTCGATATCCGCCCCGGTCAGTGCGCCTCAGCCAAGCATGCCCAGTGGCATTCCCTCGTCCCGTAGTGGCCTAGCTGCCGACGAGCAACTCGATGGTCCCGTCCTGGCTCTGCTGACCACTGCCCAGCAACAGCAGGGTGGTGGCGACTTGAATGGTGCTGCATCCAGCCTCGAGCGTGCCCAGCGCATCGCTCCGCGCGAGCCGCAGGTGCTTTATCGCTTGGCTCAGGTTCGTCTGGCTCAAGGCGATGCAACGCAGGCCGAGCAGCTGTCACGGCGCGCGCTGAGTTATGCCGGTGACCGCCCGGCCTTGCAGGCGAGCCTGTGGGAGTTGATCGCTCAGGCGCGCGAGAGGCAGGGCGACAGCGCAGGTGCCGCTCAGGCTCGTGAGCGCGCCAAGGTCAGCCTGTGA
- the mrcB gene encoding penicillin-binding protein 1B: MTKPRSSRTRSKRRSAGARPWLGWAIKLSIVGLVILAGFAIYLDAVVQEKFSGKRWTIPAKVYARPLELFVGQKLDKNDFLAELDALGYRREKAVSGPGGASVAGNDIELHTRGFQFYEGAEQSQRLRVRFSGDFVAGLNAGNGSATPVARLEPVLIGGLYPAHNEDRILIKLDQVPPYLIETLVAVEDREFFNHFGVSPKSIARAVWVNLTAGQVRQGGSTLTQQLVKNFYLTNERSLNRKATEAMMAVLLELHYGKEEILEAYLNEVFLGQDGRRAVHGFGLASQYFFGQPLAELKLPQVALLVGMVKGPTYYNPRRNPERALERRNLVLDLLAEQQVVSAEVVAKAKQAPLGVTQRGSMADSSYPAFLDLVKRQLREDYRDEDLTEEGLRVFTSFDPILQLKAEQAMSETLKRLGKSTEGVEGAMIVTNPETGEIQAMLGGRQPGYAGFNRALDASRPIGSLIKPAIYLAALEKPSQYTLTSLLEDEPFSVKGADGQIWKPQNYGRQAYGTVYLYQALANSYNLSTARLGLDLGVPNVLKTLERLGASPKWPAYPSMLLGAGGLRPIEVADMYQTLANGGFNTPLRGIRSVLTADGEPLKRYPFQIQQRFDPGAIYLTQYAMQRAMSEGTGRSAYNRLPRSLNLAGKTGTTNDSRDSWFAGFSQDLLAVVWLGRDDNGKTSLTGATGALQVWSDFMHRADPLPLQMPMPDNVAYAWVDARSGLGTDERCPDAVQMPYIRGSEPAAGPGCGIQAPAESVMDWVRGWLQ, from the coding sequence ATGACTAAACCTCGCTCCTCTCGTACACGCTCCAAGCGCCGCTCTGCGGGCGCTCGCCCCTGGTTGGGCTGGGCGATCAAACTGTCCATTGTCGGCCTGGTAATCCTGGCCGGTTTCGCTATCTATCTCGATGCCGTAGTGCAGGAGAAGTTTTCCGGCAAGCGCTGGACGATCCCGGCCAAGGTCTATGCGCGGCCGCTGGAGCTGTTCGTGGGCCAGAAGTTGGACAAGAACGACTTCTTGGCGGAATTGGACGCGTTGGGCTATCGCCGCGAAAAGGCGGTCAGCGGTCCGGGCGGGGCTTCTGTCGCGGGCAACGACATCGAATTGCATACCCGCGGCTTTCAGTTTTACGAAGGAGCGGAGCAGTCGCAGCGACTGCGGGTGCGCTTCTCCGGCGATTTTGTTGCCGGTCTGAACGCGGGCAACGGCAGCGCCACGCCCGTTGCTCGCCTTGAACCTGTGCTGATTGGCGGGCTGTACCCGGCGCATAACGAGGACCGGATTCTGATCAAGCTCGATCAGGTGCCGCCATATCTGATAGAGACACTTGTGGCGGTGGAGGACCGTGAGTTCTTCAATCACTTCGGTGTGTCACCCAAGTCGATTGCTCGCGCCGTATGGGTCAACCTGACCGCGGGCCAGGTCCGGCAGGGTGGTAGTACTCTTACTCAGCAGTTGGTAAAGAACTTTTACCTGACCAATGAGCGCAGCCTCAACCGCAAGGCCACCGAGGCGATGATGGCGGTGCTGCTGGAGTTGCATTACGGAAAAGAGGAAATCCTCGAAGCCTATCTGAATGAGGTGTTTCTTGGTCAGGATGGCCGTCGCGCCGTGCATGGCTTCGGCCTGGCGAGCCAGTACTTCTTTGGACAGCCGCTGGCCGAGTTGAAGCTTCCGCAGGTAGCTCTGCTGGTCGGCATGGTGAAAGGTCCGACTTACTACAATCCTCGCCGCAACCCCGAGCGGGCGTTAGAGCGGCGCAATCTGGTTCTCGATCTGCTGGCTGAACAGCAGGTCGTCAGCGCTGAGGTCGTAGCCAAGGCCAAGCAGGCACCTTTGGGCGTGACCCAGCGTGGCAGCATGGCGGACAGCTCGTATCCGGCGTTCCTCGACCTCGTCAAACGCCAGCTGCGCGAGGATTATCGAGATGAGGACCTTACCGAAGAGGGCCTGCGAGTCTTCACCAGTTTCGATCCGATCCTTCAACTGAAGGCCGAGCAGGCCATGAGCGAAACGCTCAAGCGCCTCGGCAAGAGCACCGAGGGCGTTGAGGGCGCGATGATCGTGACCAACCCTGAAACCGGGGAGATTCAGGCAATGCTGGGCGGTCGCCAGCCTGGGTACGCCGGCTTCAACCGGGCATTGGACGCGTCGCGGCCGATCGGCTCGCTGATCAAACCTGCCATCTACCTAGCCGCGCTCGAGAAGCCCAGCCAGTACACGCTGACCAGTCTGCTCGAAGATGAGCCCTTTTCGGTCAAGGGTGCGGACGGGCAGATATGGAAGCCGCAGAACTATGGCCGTCAGGCTTACGGCACCGTCTATCTCTATCAGGCGCTCGCCAACTCCTACAACCTGTCAACAGCGAGGCTGGGACTCGATCTGGGCGTACCGAATGTACTGAAGACACTCGAGCGGCTGGGGGCCTCGCCGAAATGGCCGGCTTATCCCTCGATGTTGCTCGGCGCGGGTGGGCTGAGGCCGATCGAAGTGGCGGACATGTACCAGACGCTCGCCAATGGTGGCTTCAATACACCGTTACGCGGCATCCGCAGTGTGCTGACAGCTGACGGCGAACCGCTCAAGCGCTATCCGTTTCAGATTCAGCAGCGCTTCGATCCGGGAGCCATCTACCTTACGCAGTACGCGATGCAGCGCGCCATGAGCGAGGGGACGGGGCGATCTGCCTACAATCGTCTGCCGCGGTCGCTCAATCTGGCCGGCAAGACCGGCACCACCAATGATTCGCGTGACAGCTGGTTCGCCGGCTTCAGCCAGGATTTGCTGGCGGTGGTCTGGTTGGGGCGTGATGACAACGGTAAGACGTCGCTGACCGGGGCAACGGGTGCGCTGCAGGTGTGGAGTGATTTCATGCATCGTGCTGATCCGCTTCCTCTGCAGATGCCGATGCCGGATAACGTGGCTTATGCCTGGGTAGATGCTAGAAGTGGTCTGGGCACCGATGAGCGTTGTCCGGATGCCGTACAGATGCCCTATATTCGCGGCAGCGAACCAGCCGCAGGACCTGGCTGCGGCATTCAGGCACCTGCGGAGTCGGTCATGGATTGGGTGCGTGGCTGGCTGCAATAG
- a CDS encoding DUF4124 domain-containing protein produces MRFMFLAGGLLLALCGNVMAAQVYKWVDAQGVTHFGAQPPQGQQVETVNTVTAPAKPAAKPDTSAPDETGSEADQNSIDRKVKQQVAAQEAERKRYCESMRTNLAQLQNNPRVRVEDNGETRRVTEEERQARIAETRDKIAEHCN; encoded by the coding sequence ATGCGATTCATGTTTCTTGCGGGCGGCTTGCTACTGGCGCTTTGCGGCAACGTCATGGCTGCCCAGGTGTACAAGTGGGTAGACGCTCAGGGGGTTACGCACTTCGGCGCACAACCGCCGCAAGGTCAGCAGGTGGAAACTGTCAACACAGTGACGGCGCCGGCAAAACCAGCCGCGAAGCCAGACACCAGCGCACCGGATGAAACCGGTAGCGAGGCAGACCAAAACAGCATTGACCGCAAGGTTAAACAGCAGGTCGCCGCCCAGGAAGCTGAGCGCAAGCGTTATTGCGAAAGCATGCGCACGAACCTGGCCCAGTTGCAGAACAATCCACGCGTGCGCGTCGAGGACAATGGCGAAACCCGGCGGGTTACCGAAGAAGAGCGGCAGGCGCGGATCGCTGAAACCCGCGACAAAATCGCCGAGCACTGCAACTGA
- a CDS encoding YqcC family protein yields MDKRLPAVAQQLLLIERELRALELWGVESPGAEALASVEPFCVDTLRFEEWLQWIFLPRMKNIVEADHPLPAVSGICAMAEMAYRDAQVASLLEALRGFDELIDAPSASGS; encoded by the coding sequence ATGGATAAGCGCCTGCCGGCGGTCGCGCAGCAGCTGCTATTGATCGAGCGTGAGCTGCGGGCGTTGGAGCTTTGGGGTGTCGAGAGTCCGGGAGCGGAGGCGCTTGCCAGTGTCGAACCGTTTTGCGTAGATACGCTGCGGTTCGAGGAGTGGCTGCAATGGATTTTCCTGCCCCGGATGAAAAACATCGTTGAGGCGGATCATCCATTACCGGCTGTGTCTGGCATCTGTGCAATGGCTGAGATGGCCTATCGAGATGCGCAAGTCGCGAGCCTGCTAGAGGCGTTGCGAGGCTTCGACGAGCTGATCGATGCGCCTAGCGCCTCGGGTTCATGA
- a CDS encoding AAA family ATPase, with product MSQALIAALQNPACYPHPAEGCRVIETHISWVILTGTYAYKIKKPVDFGFLNFTDLAARKHFCEEELRLNQRMAPDLYLEVLPVSGSPEAPEINGTGEPFEYVLKMREFPQTQLLAELQARGELTDAHIDALAEQIAQFHQSTPQVPEGHALRSADAIVAPMRQNFEQIRPLLSEAADLRQLDALEEWTETSVERLRPLLDQRCQQGFVRECHGDLHLGNATLIDGSVVLFDCIEFNEPFRLIDVASDAAFLAMDLEDRGLKCQARRFINGWFEHTGDYAALALLNLYKAYRALVRAKVSLFRLYQEQDAVQRKVIVRQYRSYANLAESYSAIPSRFLAITHGVSAVGKSHVALRLVEALGAIRLRSDVERKRLHGEQSEAQQGQLDTGIYSRQASDETYQRLHQLATTALQAGFSVVIDAAYLKQQQRQDAWQAAETTGVPFLILDCQAPDAVIAQWLAQRQAEGVDPSDATMDVVHAQQASREALSESERLHSRRVDTQDAGSLDELVASIRQHLPGL from the coding sequence GTGAGCCAAGCACTGATCGCCGCCCTGCAGAACCCTGCGTGTTATCCGCACCCCGCCGAGGGATGCAGGGTCATCGAAACCCACATTTCCTGGGTGATCCTCACCGGCACTTACGCGTACAAAATCAAGAAGCCAGTGGACTTCGGCTTCCTCAATTTCACCGATCTCGCGGCGCGCAAGCATTTCTGCGAAGAGGAGCTGCGCCTCAATCAGCGCATGGCACCGGATCTTTACCTCGAAGTGCTGCCCGTCAGCGGCTCGCCAGAGGCACCAGAGATCAACGGTACAGGTGAACCCTTCGAATACGTATTGAAGATGCGCGAATTTCCGCAGACCCAGCTGCTGGCCGAGCTGCAGGCACGGGGCGAGCTGACGGATGCGCATATCGACGCGCTGGCCGAGCAAATCGCACAGTTTCACCAGAGCACTCCTCAGGTACCGGAGGGGCATGCACTGCGCAGCGCCGACGCAATCGTCGCGCCGATGCGGCAGAACTTCGAGCAGATTCGACCGCTACTCAGCGAAGCGGCGGATCTGCGCCAGCTGGACGCGCTCGAAGAGTGGACCGAGACCAGTGTCGAGCGCCTGCGCCCGTTGCTTGATCAGCGCTGCCAGCAGGGTTTTGTCCGCGAGTGCCACGGCGACCTTCACTTGGGCAATGCCACATTGATCGATGGCAGCGTCGTGCTGTTCGATTGCATCGAGTTCAACGAGCCGTTCCGCTTGATCGATGTCGCTTCCGATGCCGCATTCCTGGCGATGGACCTCGAAGACCGTGGCCTGAAGTGCCAGGCGCGCCGATTCATCAATGGCTGGTTTGAGCACACCGGCGACTATGCGGCACTGGCGCTGCTGAATCTGTACAAGGCCTATCGTGCACTGGTGCGTGCCAAGGTCAGCCTGTTCCGCCTGTATCAAGAGCAGGACGCCGTGCAGCGCAAAGTGATCGTGCGCCAGTACCGCAGCTACGCCAACCTGGCCGAGAGCTACAGCGCCATTCCCTCACGCTTTCTCGCGATCACCCATGGCGTATCCGCCGTTGGCAAGAGCCATGTCGCACTGCGTCTGGTCGAGGCTCTTGGCGCGATACGGCTGCGTTCGGATGTCGAACGCAAACGCCTGCACGGCGAGCAGTCCGAGGCGCAGCAGGGCCAACTCGATACCGGCATCTATAGCCGGCAGGCCAGCGACGAGACCTATCAGCGCCTGCACCAGCTGGCGACAACTGCGCTACAGGCAGGCTTCTCCGTGGTGATCGATGCCGCATACCTGAAACAACAGCAACGTCAGGATGCTTGGCAGGCGGCAGAGACCACCGGCGTGCCCTTCCTGATTCTCGATTGCCAGGCTCCCGATGCGGTGATCGCCCAGTGGCTGGCGCAACGTCAGGCAGAAGGTGTCGACCCATCCGACGCCACCATGGACGTAGTACACGCCCAGCAAGCCAGCCGCGAAGCGCTAAGCGAAAGCGAGCGCCTCCACAGTCGTCGCGTCGATACGCAGGACGCAGGCAGCCTCGACGAACTCGTCGCGAGCATTCGCCAGCATCTGCCAGGTCTCTGA